The Bacteroides sp. AN502(2024) DNA segment GGAAAAACCTGGCGTATATGGTCCGACAAACGGATAACAAGACGCAAGAGCTGTTGCATATCTTACGAAAGGTACCGGGCAGCGCCATTATTTATGTCCGCAACAGACGACGGACCAAAGAAATCACGGAACTACTGGTAAACGAACAGATTACCGCCGACTTTTATCACGCCGGACTGGATAACGCCGTAAAAGACCTGCGTCAAAAACGGTGGCAAAGCGGTGAAGTTCGTGTGATGGTAGCAACAAATGCCTTTGGAATGGGAATCGATAAGCCCGATGTACGTATCGTATTGCATCTCGACCTCCCCGATTCTCTCGAGGCCTACTTCCAGGAAGCCGGACGTGCCGGAAGAGACGGCGAGAAAGCGTATGCCGTAATCTTATACACTAAAACGGACAAAACGGTGCTACACAGGCGGGTAATGGATACTTTTCCCGACAAAGAATATATTCTCAATGTGTATGAGCATCTGCAATATTACTACCAGATGGCCATGGGCGACGGTTTCCAATGTGTCCGTGAATTTAATCTGGAAGAGTTTTGCCGGAAGTTCAAATACTTCCCGGTCCCGGTAGACAGTGCACTGAAGATACTGACTCAAGCCGGTTACCTGGAATATACGGACGAACAGGACAACGCCTCCCGCCTTCTTTTTACGATTCGCCGGGACGAACTGTACAAACTGCGGGAACTGGGAACGGAAGCCGAGGCACTGATACAGATGATTCTCCGTTCTTACACCGGAGTGTTTACCGATTATGCCTATATCAGCGAAGCCACCCTATCCGTACGTACCGGACTGACCCGGGAACAGATTTATAACATATTGGTCACGCTTTCCAAACGCCGCATCGTGGATTATATTCCGCACAAAAAGACTCCTTATATTATATATACGCGCGAGCGGCAGGAACTTCGTTTTGTGCACATTCCCCCTGCTGTCTACGAAGAGCGTAAAGCCCGGTATGAAGATCGCATCAAAGCGATGGAAGAATATGTCACTTCGGAGAATGTATGCCGTAGCCGGATGCTACTCCGCTACTTCGGAGAGAAAAACGAGCACAACTGCGGACAATGCGATGTTTGCCTTAGTCACCGTGCAACAGATACGCTGACCGGGGAATCTCTTGAAGAACTGAAAAAGAAAATAGCAGAATTACTTGTCCAAAAGCCGCATACACCGGCAGAAATAGCTGAAAAAATAGAAGCGGAGGCAGAGAATATCAGTGAAGTCATCCGGTATTTATTGGAAGAAGGTGAGTGGAAGATGCAAGACGGAATGATACATATTCCAAAATAAGTTACTACCTTTGCGAGGTAACTCAAAAATAACACACCATGTCGAACTTTTTTAAATCTTTCTTCTCCGGAAAGTCGGAAACGCCGGAGAGTGAAAAACAGAAAAACGATCAGAAAAACTTCGAGATCTTCAAATATGACGGTTTACGTGCGCAACGCATGGGACGTCCGGATTATGCAGTAAAATGTTTCACAGAAGCTCTTGCCATCCGGGAAGAGTTTGAAACAATGGGCTATCTGAGCCAACTCTACATTCAGATGGAAGAAATGGGAAAAGCCCGTGAACTGTTGGAGAAAATGGCTGCCATGGAGCCTCAGGTCACAAGTACTTTCCTGACACTGGCAAATGTATGTTTCATCCAGGAGGATTATCAAGCCATGGAAGAGGTCGCCCATCAAGCAATTGCCATCGAAGAGGGAAATGCCGTAGCTCATTACCTGTTAGGAAAAGCCCGCAAAGGACAGAACGATGATCTGATGACGATTGCCCATCTCACCAAAGCAATCACGTTGAAGGACGATTTCATCGAAGCCCGTCTGTTACGTGCGGAGGCTCTGCTAAATCTGAAACAGTATAAAGAAATGATGGAGGATATAGACGCTGTACTTGCCCAAAATCCGGAAGAAGAGACAGCAATGCTCCTACGCGGAAAAGTGAAAGAAGCTAACGGTCAGGACGAGGAAGCGGAAGAAGATTACAAACTGGTGACGGAAATAAACCCGTTTAACGAACAGGCATACCTTTACTTAGGGCAACTTTATATCAATCAGAAGAAGTTGACGGAAGCCATCGGACTGTTTGATGAAGCGATCGAACTGAATCCCAACTTCGCAGAGGCCTACAAAGAACGCGGACGTGCTAAATTGCTGAATGGTGATAAAGATGGTTCCATCGAAGACATGAAAAAATCTCTGGAGCTGAATCCGAAAGAGGAAGCCGCACTGAACGGAGAATTCAAGAATCTGGGACCGAAACCGGAGACACTTCCGGGTATCTTCTAAGTATCCTTTTTATATATTTTAGGTAAGGAAACAAAAAAAATATCGTTTTTTGTTTGCATCTAACGGAAAATTATTACTTTTGTCCCAGAATTAGAAACCAAAGCAAAAAAGATTCAATGAAATCATTTACTTATGCATATTACTTCTTTTTTTACTTTTACTTTAGCAGCAAAGTAGAGCGGGAGTTTGTATGTATCAAGTGACAGTGATGCTTAAGGACTGAATAGAGAAATCAATCATATAAATCCCGCTCCAAGATGGACGCGGGATTTTTTTATATAATACATTTAGAACAATGAAGAAAATAGCAATTCAAGGAATACTCGGCTCATACCATGATATCGCCGCACACAAATACTTCGAGGGAGAAGATATAGAGTTAATCTGTTGTGCCAACTTCGAAGACGTGTTTACTTCGATACAGAAAGACAATCAGGTTATCGGAATGTTAGCTATCGAAAATACGATTGCGGGAAGCTTGCTGCACAACAATGAGCTGTTGCGACAAAGCGGCACACAAATCATTGGTGAATACAAACTGCGTATCTCGCACAGCTTCGTCTGTCTTCCCGATGAGAATTGGGAAGATCTGACTGAAGTCAACTCCCACCCTATTGCCCTGATGCAATGTCGTGAATTTCTGAATCAACATCCGCAATTGAAAGTAGTGGAAAGTGAAGATACTGCCGGCAGCGCGGAAATCATTATGAATGAAAATCTAAAAGGGCACGCCGCCATCTGCTCCAAGGCGGCAGCCGAACGTTATGGCATGAAGGTCCTTCAGGAAGGCATTGAAACGAACAAACACAACTTCACCCGTTTTCTGGTAGTTGCCGATCCCTGGCAAGTGGATGAGCTCCGTCAACATCATGCCAATGCAACCAACAAGGCGAGTATGGTATTCACTCTTCCGCACGCGGAAGGCAGCCTGTCACAGGTTTTGTCTATTCTATCATTCTATCATATCAATCTGACAAAAATCCAATCGTTGCCAATCATCGGACGAGAATGGGAATACCAATTTTACGTAGATGTAGTCTTCAACGATTATCTAAGATACAAGCAATCTATTGCCGCAATCACTCCATTAACCAAAGAACTTAAATTATTAGGCGAATATGCAGAAGGAAAGTCAAACGTATAAAATCGCTCCTGCCGACAGATTGGCGAGTGTTAGCGAATACTACTTTTCAAAGAAACTAAAAGAGGTAGCGCAGATGAATGCTGAAGGAAAAGATGTCATCAGTTTGGGCATCGGCAGTCCTGATATGCCTCCTTCAAAGGAAACCATCGAAACATTGTGCAACAATGCTCATGATCCCAACGGACACGGTTATCAACCGTATGTAGGTATCCCCGAACTGCGCACAGGTTTCGCCAATTGGTATCGACATTGGTACGGAGTAGAATTGAATCCGAATACGGAAATACAACCATTGATCGGTTCGAAGGAAGGAATCCTCCATGTTACACTGGCATTTGTCAATCCGGGTGAACAGGTGTTAGTCCCCAATCCGGGATACCCCACCTATACTTCTTTGAGTAAAATACTTGGAGCGGAAGTTGTAAATTATGACCTGAAAGAAGAAGACGGTTGGATGCCCGACTTTAAGGCACTGGAGAAGATGGATCTTAGCCGGGTAAAACTGATGTGGACCAACTACCCGAATATGCCGACAGGTGCCAATGCTACTCCGGAAATCTATGAGCGTCTCGTTGATTTTGCACGCCGAAAGAATATCGTGATTGTGAACGACAATCCGTACAGCTTTATCCTGAATGATAAACCTATCAGTATCCTAAGTGTACCGGGAGCCAAGGAGTGTTGCATTGAGTTTAACTCTATGAGCAAGAGTCATAATATGCCCGGCTGGCGCATCGGTATGTTGGCATCGAACGCGGAGTTCGTGCAATGGATATTGAAAGTGAAAAGTAATATCGACAGCGGTATGTTCCGTGCCATGCAACTGGCTGCAGCAACTGCTCTTGAAGCAGAAGCTGAGTGGTACGAAGGCAACAACGAAAACTATCGCAACCGTCGCCACCTTGCCGGTGAAATTATGAAAACATTGGGATGCATCTACGACGAGAAACAAGTAGGTATGTTCCTTTGGGGAAAGATCCCCGCTTCCTGCAAAGATGTAGAGGAACTGACGGAAAAGGTATTGCATGAAGCAAGAGTGTTTATCACTCCGGGATTTATTTTCGGCAGTAACGGAGCAAGGTATATCCGTATCTCTCTTTGTTGCAAAGACAATAAGTTGGCGGAAGCATTGGAAAGAATTAAAAGAATAATAAACAAATAAGAATATGGAACTCGAATCAATTTTATTACCGGGCATTGAAGCTAAAAGACCGATTGTCATTGCCGGCCCTTGCAGCGCAGAAACAGAAGAACAAGTAATGGATACAGCCAAACAGCTGGCTGTCAAAGGACAGAAGATATATCGTGCCGGTATTTGGAAACCACGCACCAAACCAGGAGGTTTCGAAGGTATCGGTGTAGAAGGCCTTGCCTGGTTGAAAGAGGTGAAGAAAGAAACAGGAATGTATGTTTCTACGGAGGTAGCAACAGCTAAACATGTTTACGAATGTCTGAAAGCGGGAATCGATATTCTCTGGATAGGTGCACGTACCACTGCCAATCCTTTCGCCGTACAGGAAATCGCTGATGCGCTAAAAGGGGTTGATATCCCCGTATTGGTTAAGAACCCGGTGAACCCGGATCTCGAATTATGGATCGGAGCACTGGAACGTATCCACAACGCCGGTTTAAAACGTCTGGGTGCTATCCATCGTGGGTTCAGCAGCTATGACAAGAAGCTCTACCGCAATCTTCCCCAATGGCATATTCCGATCGAGCTGCGCCGTCGCATCCCTAATCTTCCGATTTTCTGTGATCCGAGCCATATCGGTGGCAAACGCGAATTAGTAGCTCCGCTTTGCCAACAAGCAATGGACTTGAACTTCGACGGTCTGATCATAGAAAGTCACTGCAACCCGGATTGTGCCTGGAGCGACGCTTCTCAACAGGTTACTCCGGACGTACTCGACTATATCCTCAATCTGCTGGTAATCCGTACTGAAACGCAATCTACGGAAAGTCTGGTACAACTCCGTAAACAAATTGACGAATGTGACGACAATATCATTCAGGAACTATCAAAAAGAATGCGAATAGCCCGCGAAATCGGCACCTACAAAAAGGAGCATGGAATCACCGTTCTCCAAGCCGGACGTTACAATGAGATTCTGGAAAAACGTGGCGCACAGGCCGAACAATGCGGTATGGACAGCGAGTTTATGAAGAAGATCTTCGAAGCCATCCACGAAGAATCGGTTCGTCAACAGATGGAAATTATTAATAAATAAACATGATGAGAATATTAATCCTTGGAGCCGGTAAAATGGGCTCTTTCTTTACTGATATATTGAGCTTTCAACACGAAACGGCCGTGTTCGACGTCAACCCGCACCAGTTGCGCTTTGTTTATAACACGTATCGATTCACCACATTGGAGGAGATTAAAGAATTTGAACCGGAACTGGTTATCAATGCTGTAACAGTGAAGTACACGTTGGATGCCTTTCGCAACATTCTACCTGTATTACCCAAAGATTGTATCATTAGCGACATTGCCTCTGTGAAAACAGGACTGAAGAAGTTCTATGAAGATAGTGGTTTCCGCTACGTCTCCAGCCACCCGATGTTCGGCCCCACTTTCGCCAGTCTTAGCAATCTAAGCAACGAGAATGCCATCATCATCAGTGAAGGCGACCACCTGGGAAAAATATTCTTCAAAGACCTCTATCAGACATTGCGTTTGAACATCTTCGAATATACGTTCGACGAACACGACGAAACAGTAGCCTACTCGCTTTCTATTCCGTTCGTATCTACTTTCGTATTCGCTGCCGTGATGAAGCATCAGGAAGCTCCGGGAACTACGTTCAAAAAACACATGGCAATTGCCAAAGGCCTATTAAGCGAAGATGACTACCTGCTTCAGGAAATTCTGTTCAATCCACGCACTCCGGGTCAAGTAGCCAATATCCGCACGGAGTTGAAGAATCTTCTCGAGATCATTGAAAAAAAAGATGCGGAAGGAATGAAAATGTATCTGACAAAAATCCGGGAAAAGATTAAATAATCCGTATTGGCATAGATAAGATTTAACGATCCCCTGTAAAAAAGTGCTTTGCAGGGGATTTTTTTATATGTACCTTTGTATCCGCAAAACGGATTCACAAGAGAAAGAATGATAGATCAAGTTACCATAGACCGGATATTAGACGCGGCACAAATTATGGATGTCGTTTCGGATTTTGTCACCCTACGCAAACGTGGAGTCAATTATGTCGGTTTATGCCCGTTCCATGATGATAAGACTCCTTCTTTTTATGTCTCTCCCGCCAAAGGATTATGCAAATGTTTTGCTTGTGGAAAAGGTGGAAATGCCGTGCACTTCATTATGGAGCATGAGCAAATGTCTTATCCGGAAGCATTAAGGTACCTTGCCAAGAAATACAATATTGAAATCAAGGAACGGGAATTAAGCGATGAAGAGAAGTTGGTGCAAAGCGAACGCGAAAGTCTGTTTATCGTCAACAACTTTGCACGCGATTATTTCCAGAATATACTAAAGAATCATATAGACGGCCGTAGTATCGGTATGGCTTATTTCCGTAACCGTGGCTTTCGCGACGACATTATTGAAAAATTCCAATTAGGCTACTGTACCGAAAGCCACGATGCATTCGCTAAAGAGGCCGTACAAAAAGGATATAAGAAAGAGTATCTGGTAAAAACCGGACTTTGCTACGAAACGGACGACCACCGGTTACGGGATCGTTTCTGGGGACGTGTTATTTTCCCTGTCCATACGCTTTCCGGTAAAGTGGTGGCTTTTGGAGGACGTGTACTTGCCAGTGCAACGAAAGGGGTTAAAGTTAAATACGTCAACTCACCCGAATCGGAAATCTATCATAAAAGTAATGAGTTATACGGTATCTATTTTGCTAAGCAGGCGATTGTAAAACAAGACCGCTGCTTTTTGGTTGAAGGGTATACGGATGTAATCTCCATGCATCAATCCGGCATAGAGAATGTGGTTGCTTCTTCGGGAACAGCGCTTACACCGGGACAAATCCGTATGATTCACCGGTTCACCAACAACATGACTGTGCTTTATGACGGTGATGCGGCAGGTATCAAGGCTTCTATCCGGGGAATTGATATGTTATTGGAGGAAGGTATGAATATCAAAGTCTGTCTTCTTCCCGATGGGGACGATCCGGACTCTTTTGCCCGCAAACATAACTCTACGGAATTTCAAGCCTTTATCTCGGAACATGAAACGGATTTTATCCGCTTCAAAACAAACTTGCTGCTGGAGGATGCAGGAAAAGATCCCATCAAGCGTGCGGAACTAATAGGTAACCTGGTGCAAAGTATTTCTGTCATCCCGGAAGCGATCATTAGAGATGTCTATATCAAAGAATGTGCGCAACTACTTCATGTAGAAGATAAATTGCTGGTATCGGAAGTTGCGAAAAGACGGGAAACTCAAGCAGAAAAACGGGCTGAACAAACGGAACGGGAACGCCGGATGGCTGAAAGAACAGCTATAATGTCGCAAGAGACTACTCCTTCTGAAAATGCTCCAATGCCTAACGGAGATATTCCGTTGTCTCCAGAAGTGGATGGAGGGTATACAGAGGTGCCTCCCACTTTGCAGGAAGACAACTATGATTCTTTTATCCCCCAAGAAGGAAAGGAAGGGCAAGAATTTTACAAATTCGAACGACTGATATTGCAAGCGGTAGTTCGTTATGGAGAAAAAATCATGTGTAACCTGACGGACGAAGAAGGAAACGAAACTCCGGTGACCGTCATAGAATATGTGGTTAATGATTTGAAAGGGGACGAGCTAGCCTTCCATAATCCACTACACCGCCAAATGTTATCGGAAGCTGTCGAACACATGCACGATCCCAATTTCATTGCCGAGCGTTATTTCTTGGCACATCCTGATCCGGTGATCAGTAAATTGAGTGTAGACTTGATTAATGTGCGTTATCAGCTTAGTAAATATCACTCCAAGTCACAGAAAATTGTTACAGATGAAGAACGCCTCTATGAACTGGTTCCAATGTTAATGATTAATTTTAAATACGCAATCGTAACGGAGGAATTGAAACACATGCTTTATGCTTTGCAAGATCCTGCTCTTGCCCATGACAATGAAAAATGCAACTCACTCATGCAACGCTATAATGAGTTGAGAACAGTGCAAAGCATCCTGGCAAAACGTTTGGGAGACAGGGTTGTTTTGCGATGATTCCTCATCGGTGCCGAGACATGTCCTCATCGATGCCGGAACAAAGCTGCATTTCTTACCAGTTTTCTCTACAAAGTCCCATGCTGAATGAGATTCATAAACTCTTCACGAGTCTTTGCCTGATTGAAAGCCCCGGTAAAATCTGAAGTAGTAGTAATAGAGTTTTGTTTTTCCACACCACGCATCTGCATACACATGTGTTTGGCTTCCACAACTACCATTACACCCAGTGGATTCAGTGTTTCCTGGATACACTCTTTGATTTGCAACGTCATGCGTTCCTGCACCTGCAGGCGGTGAGAGAATATATCGACTACACGGGCTATTTTACTCAACCCTGTGATATAACCGTTAGGAATATAGGCCACGTGCGCCTTCCCGTAGAATGGCAACATATGATGTTCGCAAAGAGAGAAGAAATCGATATCTTTCACAATCACCATCTGGCTATATTCTTCTTGGAATTTAGCAGAGCGAAGCACCTCATGGGGATCCATGTGATACCCTTTCGTCAGACTTAACATCGCCTTAGCCACCCGTTCCGGAGTTTTCAGCAGCCCTTCCCTTTCGGCATCTTCACCCAATAAAGTTATAATACTACGATAATGACTCTTCAACTCCTCCAGATTCGGAGAAACAATTTCTTCTTTTTCTAACATAATATAATTATAAAGGAATATTGATCTGGTCTTTTACAATGGATACCTCTTTAAACACACCGGTAGCTTTCAACCGACGCATCATTGCGTCCGCCTCTTCAATGCTCTGGAAATCACCTACGCGACAAAGCCAACGAGGTGGATTGAACGAAGTATATACCGTCAATTCAGGAAAATACTCTTTCACGCGTGATGCCACATGATAAGCCTCATTCTTCGCCTGACGAGTATTGTTTCCGGCATACGCCTGTATTCTGAACCCGGAAGTCTTTATTACTTTCTGTTCACCTGTTGCAGGACGTTCCATCCCTATCAGAGCCTCAATACGGGGATCTTGATGAATAGTCACCTTTCCTTGTCCCGGGACATTGCGTTCCAGACTTTTGACAATGTTCTGTGCCTGTACACCGACAACTGCCAATACCAACAACAAAGTAAGTAAAGCTAGCTTTCTCATTTGATAAGGAGATAATTCACCACAGATTTCACAGATTAGCACAGATTAACTCCATCCAATCAAAATCTGTATTAATCCATGAATCTGCGGTGAAAGTTAATTATACGTTAAAAGCATCAATGATGCCTTTGAAATCAGATACTTTCAAAGCAGCACCACCAATCAGACCGCCATCCACATCCGGGTTAGAGAACAGTTCTTTAGCGTTAGAAGGTTTGCAGCTGCCACCGTAAAGAATAGAAGTATTGTCTGCGATTTCTTTGCCATACTTGTCAGCTATGATAGAACGGATGAAAGCATGGATTTCCTGTGCTTGTTCAGGAGAAGCAGTTTTGCCTGTACCGATAGCCCAAACCGGTTCGTAAGCCAATATAATTTTAGAGAAGTCCTCAGCCGACAGAGAGAATACAGATTCCATCTGTGCAGCAACCACTTCGTTCTGCTTGTTAGCTTCGCGTTCTTCCAGCACTTCACCGATACAGAAAATCGGAGTCAGGCCGTTAGCCAAAGCCAATTTTACCTTTTCTTCAAGGATAGCAACTGTTTCACCATAATATGCACGACGCTCAGAGTGTCCTAAAATTACATATTTTGCACCAGTAGAAGCAACCATTTCAGCAGAAACTTCACCTGTATAAGCACCTGATGCTTTGTCTGCACAGTTTTCAGCACCTACACCAATCTTAGCAGCGTCTACCAAGGGAGTAACAGAAGCCAGGTGGATAAACGGAGTACAGATGATCACATCACAGTTAGGCTTTTCGTTAGCCAGTACTTCGTTCAGTTCTTTAGCCAAAGCGATACCCTCTTGAAGGGTTTTGTTCATTTTCCAATTTCCTGCAACAATGTTCTTTCTCATTTTGTTTTTTATTTTAAAGGGTTAATAAATCGACGATTTCACGATTGACCATTGAAACGATTCAGGTTAGTGCTCGTTACAGAGGGTCGCTCGTTATCATTTATTTTTTTTCTTCTTGTTCTTCTACTCCTTGATTATTTTCTTCCGGTTCTTTGATTTTCATCTCTTCTTGTTGCTGCCGCTTCGCGATTCTCCGTTCCCGACGGCGAACGACCAGCACATCCACCCCAAGCACTAACAACAATGGAATAACAAACCACAAGAAGACATATCCTATGGTATGAGCGTCGCTGCTCATTTTCTGCTTTCCTATCGGCAGATTTTCCAGTTTGTCCGTCAGTACGTATTCATCCGGTATATCCTCATCACTCCATTTATTCAGAATTGTTCCGTTCTTAATCAAGATCAATCCCGGATTAGAACGAACCATCGTCTTCAATGTAATATCATCCATCTGACAGAAAGGATATTCGGCTCCCGACTTGTCCTTCCACAATTCTATCTGTTCCTCCGATGAAGAAGTGAGGCAATAAAAATTATAGCCATGCTCCACCGAATAGTCATATATCTCATTAATCAAATCAATGTTACTATCATCCGCCTCTTCAATCCGATGTGTAACCAACAGAAAAGTATATCCCATATCCGTCAGTACATCTTCTGTGATATCTTCGCCCGTATTCAGATCTATCATAGAGAAATCATGAATAGCCGGCTCATATCCTTTTTCCTTAAGGATGGTACGCGTATCGACAAATGTCCAGGTACTATCCGGATAGTTCTCCAACGTAAATTCTTTCTTCTCTCCCTCCTTCTCCAGGATAAAGATGGTTTCATATACGCTTGGTTTAGCTCCTTCGGGCATTGTCATCCCCTCCGGAATATTCTTTCCGATCTTGTAAGGGCGAAAATCTAAAACCGGCAGACGGTCCAGGCAATAGAACGACAAGGTAAACACAAAAAACAGCGTATAAAGAGAAACCAGCCACTCCATCTTCACACTGATAAAACGAATCAGCATCTTCTTGTGAAGGAAAACCATTATTGCCGCAAGCAACAGAATGATATTCTTACCGAATGTTTCCCAGTTCGTCAACACCCAGGCATCGCCAAAACAACCGCAGTCCGAAACCGGATCAAAGATGGCAAGATACAAAGTCAGTGGTGTCATGAAAATCATCAGCATCAAAGCCAATGAAGTAGCCAGCGTTCTTCTGATAGCAAAGAACAAGGAGATACCAATAAAAAATTCAACGGCTGATAAGGTGATTCCTCCCAACAAAGGGAAGAATGAAGGAAACCAGGAAGCCATTCCGAATGCGGTCAGATAATCCTGTATCTTATACTGGAACCCCAGTGGATCAACGGCCTTTACAAATCCGGAAAAGATGAACGATGCTGCCAAAAGAAAACGACAGACATTCGCTGCTACCTTCTGAATGATATGTAAGTTCTTATCCTTCAAATTCTATCTTAATCAGTCCGAAAACAGAGTAATTAATCATATCCATATAATTGGCATCGACCCCCTCAGACACCAATGTGTTACCGGCCAGGGTCTCAATCTGCTTGGTACGGTAAATCTTCATCAAGATCAAATCGGTATACGAGCTGACACGCATACTCCGCCAAGCTTCATCATAATCATGGTTTTTGGCAAGCATAAGTTCTAATGCCTCTTTTGCATACTTATCGTATAGAGCCATCGCTTCTTCATTGCTGATGTCGGCAGATTCGGCATACCCCAGTTCCAACTGGATAAGTCCGACAATACCATAATTGACAATCGCAATAAACTCGGCACGGATTCCCTCGTCAATCAAAGTCACCCCTTTAGTTTCAATACTACGAATCCGATTGGCTTTAATAAAAATCTGGTCAGTCACCGAAGCCGGACGCAGGATACGCCATGCAGGCCCATAATCGTGCAGCTTCTTGGAAAATAGGTCACGGCACAAAGCGATGACATGTTCAAATTGTTGCTTGGTATCTTTCATCTTCTTCCAAATAGTGCGCAAAGGTAACAATAATTAAGTAAAAACAGAAAGAGGGCACTCTAAATTATATTAAAGTGCCCTCTTCTAAAAATATTGTATTACTGTT contains these protein-coding regions:
- a CDS encoding ATP-dependent DNA helicase RecQ, which gives rise to MNKYQEILKQYWGYDSFRDLQEEIITSIGEGKDTLGLMPTGGGKSITFQVPALAQEGICIVITPLIALMKDQVQNLRRRGIKALAVYSGMTRQEILTALENCIFGDYKFLYISPERLDTDIFRTKLQSMKVSMITVDESHCISQWGYDFRPAYLKIAGIRALLPGIPVLALTATATPEVVKDIQARLNFREENVFRMSFERKNLAYMVRQTDNKTQELLHILRKVPGSAIIYVRNRRRTKEITELLVNEQITADFYHAGLDNAVKDLRQKRWQSGEVRVMVATNAFGMGIDKPDVRIVLHLDLPDSLEAYFQEAGRAGRDGEKAYAVILYTKTDKTVLHRRVMDTFPDKEYILNVYEHLQYYYQMAMGDGFQCVREFNLEEFCRKFKYFPVPVDSALKILTQAGYLEYTDEQDNASRLLFTIRRDELYKLRELGTEAEALIQMILRSYTGVFTDYAYISEATLSVRTGLTREQIYNILVTLSKRRIVDYIPHKKTPYIIYTRERQELRFVHIPPAVYEERKARYEDRIKAMEEYVTSENVCRSRMLLRYFGEKNEHNCGQCDVCLSHRATDTLTGESLEELKKKIAELLVQKPHTPAEIAEKIEAEAENISEVIRYLLEEGEWKMQDGMIHIPK
- a CDS encoding tetratricopeptide repeat protein, which codes for MSNFFKSFFSGKSETPESEKQKNDQKNFEIFKYDGLRAQRMGRPDYAVKCFTEALAIREEFETMGYLSQLYIQMEEMGKARELLEKMAAMEPQVTSTFLTLANVCFIQEDYQAMEEVAHQAIAIEEGNAVAHYLLGKARKGQNDDLMTIAHLTKAITLKDDFIEARLLRAEALLNLKQYKEMMEDIDAVLAQNPEEETAMLLRGKVKEANGQDEEAEEDYKLVTEINPFNEQAYLYLGQLYINQKKLTEAIGLFDEAIELNPNFAEAYKERGRAKLLNGDKDGSIEDMKKSLELNPKEEAALNGEFKNLGPKPETLPGIF
- a CDS encoding prephenate dehydratase; the encoded protein is MKKIAIQGILGSYHDIAAHKYFEGEDIELICCANFEDVFTSIQKDNQVIGMLAIENTIAGSLLHNNELLRQSGTQIIGEYKLRISHSFVCLPDENWEDLTEVNSHPIALMQCREFLNQHPQLKVVESEDTAGSAEIIMNENLKGHAAICSKAAAERYGMKVLQEGIETNKHNFTRFLVVADPWQVDELRQHHANATNKASMVFTLPHAEGSLSQVLSILSFYHINLTKIQSLPIIGREWEYQFYVDVVFNDYLRYKQSIAAITPLTKELKLLGEYAEGKSNV
- a CDS encoding pyridoxal phosphate-dependent aminotransferase, with protein sequence MQKESQTYKIAPADRLASVSEYYFSKKLKEVAQMNAEGKDVISLGIGSPDMPPSKETIETLCNNAHDPNGHGYQPYVGIPELRTGFANWYRHWYGVELNPNTEIQPLIGSKEGILHVTLAFVNPGEQVLVPNPGYPTYTSLSKILGAEVVNYDLKEEDGWMPDFKALEKMDLSRVKLMWTNYPNMPTGANATPEIYERLVDFARRKNIVIVNDNPYSFILNDKPISILSVPGAKECCIEFNSMSKSHNMPGWRIGMLASNAEFVQWILKVKSNIDSGMFRAMQLAAATALEAEAEWYEGNNENYRNRRHLAGEIMKTLGCIYDEKQVGMFLWGKIPASCKDVEELTEKVLHEARVFITPGFIFGSNGARYIRISLCCKDNKLAEALERIKRIINK
- a CDS encoding chorismate mutase, with translation MELESILLPGIEAKRPIVIAGPCSAETEEQVMDTAKQLAVKGQKIYRAGIWKPRTKPGGFEGIGVEGLAWLKEVKKETGMYVSTEVATAKHVYECLKAGIDILWIGARTTANPFAVQEIADALKGVDIPVLVKNPVNPDLELWIGALERIHNAGLKRLGAIHRGFSSYDKKLYRNLPQWHIPIELRRRIPNLPIFCDPSHIGGKRELVAPLCQQAMDLNFDGLIIESHCNPDCAWSDASQQVTPDVLDYILNLLVIRTETQSTESLVQLRKQIDECDDNIIQELSKRMRIAREIGTYKKEHGITVLQAGRYNEILEKRGAQAEQCGMDSEFMKKIFEAIHEESVRQQMEIINK
- a CDS encoding prephenate dehydrogenase, whose product is MRILILGAGKMGSFFTDILSFQHETAVFDVNPHQLRFVYNTYRFTTLEEIKEFEPELVINAVTVKYTLDAFRNILPVLPKDCIISDIASVKTGLKKFYEDSGFRYVSSHPMFGPTFASLSNLSNENAIIISEGDHLGKIFFKDLYQTLRLNIFEYTFDEHDETVAYSLSIPFVSTFVFAAVMKHQEAPGTTFKKHMAIAKGLLSEDDYLLQEILFNPRTPGQVANIRTELKNLLEIIEKKDAEGMKMYLTKIREKIK
- the dnaG gene encoding DNA primase; amino-acid sequence: MIDQVTIDRILDAAQIMDVVSDFVTLRKRGVNYVGLCPFHDDKTPSFYVSPAKGLCKCFACGKGGNAVHFIMEHEQMSYPEALRYLAKKYNIEIKERELSDEEKLVQSERESLFIVNNFARDYFQNILKNHIDGRSIGMAYFRNRGFRDDIIEKFQLGYCTESHDAFAKEAVQKGYKKEYLVKTGLCYETDDHRLRDRFWGRVIFPVHTLSGKVVAFGGRVLASATKGVKVKYVNSPESEIYHKSNELYGIYFAKQAIVKQDRCFLVEGYTDVISMHQSGIENVVASSGTALTPGQIRMIHRFTNNMTVLYDGDAAGIKASIRGIDMLLEEGMNIKVCLLPDGDDPDSFARKHNSTEFQAFISEHETDFIRFKTNLLLEDAGKDPIKRAELIGNLVQSISVIPEAIIRDVYIKECAQLLHVEDKLLVSEVAKRRETQAEKRAEQTERERRMAERTAIMSQETTPSENAPMPNGDIPLSPEVDGGYTEVPPTLQEDNYDSFIPQEGKEGQEFYKFERLILQAVVRYGEKIMCNLTDEEGNETPVTVIEYVVNDLKGDELAFHNPLHRQMLSEAVEHMHDPNFIAERYFLAHPDPVISKLSVDLINVRYQLSKYHSKSQKIVTDEERLYELVPMLMINFKYAIVTEELKHMLYALQDPALAHDNEKCNSLMQRYNELRTVQSILAKRLGDRVVLR